The following proteins are co-located in the Bradyrhizobium sp. AZCC 2176 genome:
- a CDS encoding RluA family pseudouridine synthase, with translation MQDSWLEQGSSNSGQRLEVTVGGDEGSPRLDRVLAVLRPELSRSRLKALILAGSVTAKGAPIRDPAYHVARGDTITIDVPEAAAPEPKGEDIALDIVYEDDDIIVINKPKGLVVHPAAGHESGTLVNALIAHCGASLSGIGGVRRPGIVHRLDKDTTGLMVIAKNDQAHQSLTAQFADHGRTGPMQRGYMAFVWGVPNRQRGTVDAPIDRHPFAREKMAVRQSGREAITHWELQAAYQGRDGKPVASFLACQLETGRTHQIRVHLAHIGHPLMGDAVYGPHFKTKAGQLGTQGKEALTALGRQALHAYLLALEHPRTGEFLHWEAALPEDLLLLQRALEAAL, from the coding sequence ATGCAGGACTCTTGGTTGGAACAGGGATCATCAAACAGCGGTCAACGGCTGGAGGTTACCGTCGGCGGCGACGAGGGGTCGCCCCGCCTCGACCGCGTGCTCGCGGTGCTCCGCCCGGAACTGTCGCGCTCGCGGCTGAAGGCGCTGATTCTGGCCGGTTCCGTTACCGCGAAAGGCGCCCCCATCCGCGACCCCGCTTATCATGTCGCGCGAGGCGATACGATCACAATCGACGTCCCCGAAGCGGCCGCGCCGGAGCCAAAGGGCGAAGATATCGCGCTCGACATTGTCTATGAGGACGACGACATCATCGTCATCAATAAGCCGAAGGGCCTCGTTGTGCATCCGGCCGCCGGCCATGAGAGCGGCACGCTGGTCAACGCGCTGATCGCCCATTGCGGCGCCAGCCTTTCCGGCATCGGCGGCGTCCGCCGGCCGGGCATCGTGCACCGGCTCGACAAGGACACGACAGGCCTGATGGTGATCGCCAAGAACGACCAGGCGCATCAATCGCTCACTGCACAATTCGCCGATCACGGCCGCACCGGGCCGATGCAGCGGGGCTACATGGCGTTCGTCTGGGGGGTGCCCAATCGCCAGCGCGGCACGGTCGACGCGCCGATCGACCGGCATCCTTTTGCCCGCGAAAAAATGGCGGTGCGCCAGAGCGGCCGCGAGGCGATCACCCATTGGGAATTGCAGGCGGCGTATCAGGGGCGCGACGGCAAGCCGGTCGCCTCGTTTCTCGCCTGCCAGCTCGAGACCGGGCGCACCCATCAGATCCGGGTGCACCTCGCCCATATCGGCCATCCCCTGATGGGCGATGCCGTCTATGGCCCGCACTTCAAGACCAAGGCCGGCCAGCTCGGCACCCAAGGTAAGGAAGCGCTCACCGCCCTCGGCCGACAGGCCCTCCATGCCTACCTGCTCGCCCTTGAACACCCCCGAACCGGGGAATTTTTGCATTGGGAGGCGGCTTTGCCGGAGGATTTGCTCCTCCTGCAACGGGCGCTGGAAGCGGCGCTATGA